One window of Triticum dicoccoides isolate Atlit2015 ecotype Zavitan chromosome 5A, WEW_v2.0, whole genome shotgun sequence genomic DNA carries:
- the LOC119297723 gene encoding dehydration-responsive element-binding protein 1B-like, whose product MDTVAAWQQFEGQEYMTVWPEEQEYRTVWSEPPKRRAGRIKLQETRHPVYRGVRRRGREGQWVCELRVPVSRGYSRLWLGTFATAEMAARAHDSAALALSGHDACLNFADSAWRMMPVHATGSFRFAPAQEIKDAVAVALEAFQEQHHADASTTEASAPSITSSDLSGLDDELLIDGMDAGSYYASLAQGMLMEPPAAGAWREDHEHDDGFDTPTSLWSY is encoded by the coding sequence ATGGACACCGTTGCCGCCTGGCAGCAGTTTGAGGGGCAAGAGTACATGACGGTGTGGCCGGAGGAGCAGGAGTACCGGACGGTGTGGTCGGAGCCGCCCAAACGGCGGGCCGGGCGGATCAAGTTGCAGGAGACGCGCCACCCGGTGTACCGCGGCGTGCGCCGCCGTGGCAGGGAAGGGCAGTGGGTGTGCGAGCTGCGCGTCCCCGTAAGCCGGGGTTACTCCAGGCTCTGGCTCGGCACCTTCGCCACCGCCGAGATGGCGGCTCGCGCGCACGATTCCGCCGCGCTCGCGCTCTCCGGCCACGATGCCTGCCTCAACTTCGCCGACTCCGCCTGGCGGATGATGCCCGTCCACGCGACCGGGTCGTTCAGGTTCGCTCCCGCGCAAGAGATCAaggacgccgtcgccgtcgccctcgaGGCATTCCAGGAGCAGCACCATGCCGACGCGTCCACGACGGAGGCGAGCGCGCCCTCCATCACCTCAAGTGACTTATCGGGGCTGGACGACGAGCTCTTGATTGATGGCATGGACGCGGGGTCGTACTACGCGAGCTTGGCGCAGGGGATGCTCATGGAGCCACCGGCCGCCGGTGCATGGCGGGAGGACCACGAACACGACGACGGCTTCGACACGCCGACGTCGCTGTGGAGCTACTAG